A segment of the Pseudomonadota bacterium genome:
GTAAATTTGTTGATTTTGCCTCAACGGCTCTCAACGGCTAGGGGTAATGAAAGACAAACTCCAGCAGCTGCTTGAAAACGCCACTCAGGAGCTGGACGATTCAACCATGATCAATGAAGTTGAAGCGTTGCGGGTGCGTTTCCTTGGCCGCAAGGGTGAAATTACCACCCTGCTTAAAACCCTTGGCACCCTGCCTGCTGATCAACGGCCGGCCATGGGACAGCTGGCCAATGAAATCAAAGAGAAACTGCATAACCGGTTTGAAGATGCCAGGCAAAAGCTCGCCCAGGCAGCCCGTCAGCAGCAGATGGCGGCTGGCACCATTGATATCACCCTGCCCGGCCGACAGCAATTTCATGGCCATACCCATCCCACATCCCTGGTCATTGAGGACATCGCTTCTATTTTCACCAGAATGGGATTCGATATTGCCAGGGGTCCGGAAGTTGAACTGGACTATTATAATTTTGAAGCCTTGAATATCCCGAAAGATCATCCGGCCAGGCAGATGCAGGACACCTTCTATGTCAGTGAAGATGTCGTCCTGCGGACCCACACCTCACCGATGCAGATACGGGTGATGGAAAAACAGGAACCCCCGGTTTTTGTCATCGTTCCCGGAAAAGTGTATCGCTGTGATTCCGATCTTACCCATACCCCGATGTTTCACCAGGTGGAAGGGTTGATGGTTGATACCAAAATAACCTTTTCCGACCTTAAAGGGGTGCTGACGGATTTCCTCCACCTTTTCTTCAACCCTAAAGTCAAGGTTCGCTTTCGGCCCAGTTATTTTCCCTTTACCGAACCCAGCGCGGAAGTAGATATCGCCTGCGTTATCTGCCATGGCAAGGGATGCCGGGTTTGCAGCCATACGGGCTGGCTCGAAATACTTGGCTGCGGCATGGTGGATCCGGCCGTATATAAGTTTGTCAATTATGATCCGGATAAAGTCAGCGGTTTTGCTTTTGGCATGGGCGTCGAAAGAATGGCCATGCTGCGTTACGGCATTGATGACCTGCGGTTGTTCTTTGGCAATGACATCCGCTTTCTACAGCAGTTTTAGTGCCTTACAGAACATTTTTTGTTTGAAAAACAAGAAATGTTTTGATAAGAGCACTTATTTGTGGGCCGAAAAGACCGCATTTTGGTTGCGGGGCTCGCTTCCGCATTAAAGGCAAGAAATGAACATCAGCTGGAAATGGATAGGTGATTTTGTTGAACTTGACGGTATTGATCCCGTTGAGGCCGCCGAGCGTCTGACCATGACCGGATTGGAAGTCTCCGGAGTAAAACCGCTCTTCGATCCGGAATTAAGCCGGATCGTCACCGCCCGCATCGCCTCCCTGGAAAAACATCCCCAGGCTGACAAACTTTCCCTTTGCTCTGTTTTCGATGGCCAGGATACTTTTTCCATTATTTGTGGCGCCGCTAACATGAAGGCCGGAGACCAGGTAGCCATGGCCCCCATAGGCACCCGCTTTCCCAACGGCTTGACCATAAAAAAGGCCAAAATCAGAGGGATAACTTCATCGGGCATGCTTTGCTCAGCGGCGGAACTGGGACTGGAAGAAGAATCCAGTGGGATCATGATTCTGCCTGAATCCGCGCCACTGGGGATACCGGCAATAAAGTATCTGGAGCTTGACGACCATATTCTTGAGGTTGAAATCACCCCGAATCGTGGTGATTGTCTCAGTGTCATCGGCGTTGCCAGGGAAATTGCCGCCTTGTATCAGCGACCGTTCAAATACCCTACTCCCTTGTTTCCTGAAAATAACAAAAAAACAGCTGATCTGGTGTCCATTGAAATCCGAAATCCGGACCTCTGCCCCCGCTATGTGGGCCGGATAGCTGAACAGATTGTTTTAGCTGATTCTCCCTTGTGGATGAAACAAAGACTCCAGGCGGCAGGAGTCAGATCCATCAATAATGTGGTTGACATTACCAACTATGTAATGCTGGAAACGGGCCAGCCACTCCATGCTTTTGATCTTGAGATGGTGGCCGGAAAACAGATTATTGTCAGAACAGCCGGGGATGATAAGACTTTTGTTACTCTGGATGGAATTGAGCGATCCCTGGATCCTGAGACTCTGATGATCTGTGATGGTAGTGGTCCGGTAGCAGTAGCAGGCATTATGGGGGGACTCAATTCTGAAATTACTGCAACCACCAGGGACGTTTTGATTGAAAGTGCCTTTTTCCAACCAACCTCAATCCGACGCTCTGCAAGATTATTGGGACTTTCTACCGAATCATCATATCGTTTTGAACGCGGGGTCGACCCATTGAGCACCGATCTGGCTGCCGACCGGGCGATGGAACTGCTCAATCAGCTGGCCCAGGCTGAAATTGCCGGTGACCGGCTGGATATCAATCCCCAGCCTCATAATGCCGGCGAAGTAACCATCCGCACGGATTACACCAACCGTTTGCTGGGAATTAATCTGGATGCCGCCGCCATTAAAGATATTCTGGTAAGACTCCAGTTTGAACTGGCACGAAGTGATGACAATTCGTTTACCGTCCGATCGCCCTCATACCGCTTTGATATCGAGCGGGAAGCCGATCTTATTGAGGAAGTTGCCCGTATTTATGGTTACAACAATATCCCCACTACCCTGCCGGTTATCCGTGAACAGGGTGGTTCCGGTTATGATGATGAGCGGCTGCCGCGGCTGCTGAAATCAATAGCGGTCTCATATGGATACAGTGAAGCGATCAATTACAGTTTCATGGATCCTGCCGCTCTTGATCAACTTCATATCCCTGCAGAAGACCGGCGGAGAAAGCTGATTAAACTTATCAATCCACTGACTGAAGAATTATCCGTCATGAGAACCTCACTCCTGCCGGCGCTGCTTAGCAATCTGGTTGATAATTATCGGGTCTTCCATCGGGATATCAGGCTTTTTGAATATGGCAAGATTTTTCTACCCCGAAACAATGAGCCGCAGCCGGATGAAAACTTTTATTTGGCCGGCCTGGCCAGCGGACGACGTTATCCGGTACATTTTGACAATCCTGATGAGATGATAGATTTTTACGATATCAAAGGCCTGTTGGAAAACATTGCTTCCACCTGCAAGCTGAGTTTCTCTTTTTCAGCTGATAACCCTGAAAGCTACCTTCATTCGGGCCGGGCGGCAACTATCCTGCTTGAGCATGAAACAATTGGCTGTTTTGGCCAATTACACCCGGATATCGCCGAACAGCTGGATGTTGCCCAGGATATTTTTATTTTTGAGTTGCAGGTACAGCCACTGCTATCTGCCGCGGTATTTCGCCCATCCTTTCAATCCATCCCCCGTTACCCTGCCAGTTACCGTGATCTGGCAGTGGTGATCGATGAAAACATTGCCGGGGAAAAGCTGATTGAGGCTATTCAGCAGAGCAACAAGCTGGTGGTGGCAGTAGATATATTTGATACTTATAAAGGAAGTCAGATTCCTGCCGATAAGAAAAGTATTGCCCTGAAAATTACTTTTCAGGACATGAATAAAACCTTGACAGATAAAAAGGTTAATGCCATTATTGATAAAATCAGCAAACGTCTAAAACATGATTTTAACGGTCAGATTCGCTGATTGATTATTCCATGACCAGCATAACAAGGGGAGCAAATATGACTAAGGCAGATATCGTCGAAACGATCTATGAAAAGGTGGGATTGTCAAAACGAGAGTCAGCCAAGATTGTTGACATGATTTTTGATATTATAAAAGGTAAGCTGGAAAATGGTGAAAATGTCAAGGTTTCCGGCTTTGGCAGTTTTGCCGTCCGAAATAAAAATGCCCGCCGAGGCCGCAATCCTCAAACGGGTGAAGAAATCACCATATCAGCCCGCCGGGTTTTAAGTTTCAAACCCAGCAATGTTTTGCGTAAGCATATTAACGAAAACTGATGACTCCCTTTGATGAGCTCTAACAGTATTCCCGATAAAATCTTCTTTCGCATCGGCGAAGTAAGCGAGATTGTCAAGGTTAAACCATACGTACTGCGTTACTGGGAATCGGAATTTGAGCTCATTTCCCCTGAAAAAAGCAACAGCAAACAAAGGCTTTATCAGCGGCGGGATCTTGAGTTGTTGCTGGAAATCAAGAGATTGCTGTATGAAGAGGAATTTACCATTGCCGGTGCCAGGAAAAAACTTAAACATTTAACCACGAAAAAAAAGAAAAATAGAACTGATAATTCTGAGCTGCTTACCGATATCCGTGATGAATTGGAAGAAATCAAATCGCTTATTCATTCCAGGTAGCTGAATTTTTGAGTTATTAAATCCCCTTAAATCAACACAATCCGGGGCGTAGCGCAGTCTGGTAGCGTACCTGAATGGGGTTCAGGTGGTCGAAGGTTCAAATCCTTTCGCCCCGACCAGTTTATTTCAATAGCGATCGGCCTGAAAGGCAGGTCGCTGTTTTTTATTTTAGGCTTCAGCCCTGCCATACATTGTCTGACACAATATCGCCTGAGGAGTCATTTCCATGAGGAAACCTGGCATATGTTGCGTGACACTGTTCCTGTTTTTGCTCTCCCTGCTGTTTTTCTCCTGCAATCCAGTACCAGATAGCATTAGTATAGCCCCCGGCAAGCTCACGGTCCTGATCCGCAACATCCCCACCGCTTACTATGAAGGACCGGACGGCAAGATGGGCTTTGAATACGATCTGGCCAAAACATTTGCCGACCATATGGGGCTTGAGCTGAAACTTAAAGTTGTTGACTCGGTTACCGATATCCTGAAAGCGATTGAAAACGGAGAAGCGGATCTGGCGGCCGCCGGCTTGACCCGAACGGATGAACGGGAAAAGCGGTTTCTCTTTGGTCCTGACTACTTTACTGTCCAACAGCAAGTGGTTGGCAATCGCAGTCATCCCTACCCGAAAAAGGTTGAAGAGCTGGCCGATTATGACCTGCTGGTGCTGAAAAATACCAGCTACGTGGAGCAGCTCAGGGAACTTCAGCAGCAATATCCCGGACTCCACTGGCAGGAAACCGATGAATACAGCACCGACCAGCTGCTGGAACAGGTCTGGCTCGGCAAGATTCCCTGCACAGTGGCCGACTCCAACATTCTGGCCATGAACCGCCGCTATTTCCCCGAACTGACAGTTGCCTTTCCCATCAGTGAAGAACAGTCTTTAGCTTGGATCATCAACAAAAAAGAAGGAAAGCTGAAAGATGAGCTGTTCAAATGGTTCGCCAACTTTAAAAAGTCCGGCAAATTCGCCGGATTAAAAGATAGATACTACGCTTACACTGAAATTTTTGACTATGTTGACATCAAAGTTTTTACCCGCAGAACAAGCAGCCGCCTTCCGTCAATCCAAGAATATTTCCAGAAATATGCTGAGCAGTACGACCTCCCCTGGACCATCTTGGCAGCAAAAGCATACCAGGAATCCCACTGGAAAACCAACGCAGTCAGTCCCACGGGTGTCAAAGGCATTATGATGCTGACCCTGCCGACCGCTAAAGCCCTGGGAATCACTAACCGCCTTGACCCCAAACAAAGCATTAAAGGAGGAGCACACTATTTACGTCAATTACTGGACCGCGTACCGGAATCTATTCCTGAAAAACAACGCTTAGCTTTTGCCATGGCAGCTTACAATGTCGGCATGGGACATATCTATGATGCCCGGAAGTTGGCAAGGAAGCTGGGGAAAGACCCGGACAGCTGGAAAGATATCAAGAGTGTCCTGCCCCTGTTATCACGCAAAAAATACTATAAAACCCTGCCGCATGGTTATGCCCGTGGCTATGAACCGGTTCGCTACGTGGACCGCATTTTCAATTACCGCAACATCCTCGAACAAAAACTGGGCCTGCTGTCTACCCATCCGGACTGAATGAAGAATTACCCCCCCCAGGCAAATAAGATAAGCCTTGCAGCATTAATATTCATCTGCTAAAAATAATAGAAAAAATCAAACAGAGGAGCTAAAAACATGAGTAAATCATTAAAAGGAAGTAAAACAGAAAAAAATATTTTGACCGCTTTTGCCGGTGAAAGCCAGGCCCGCAACCGCTATTCCTACTTTGCCAGCAAAGCAAAAAAAGAAGGATACGTACAGATATCAGCCATTTTTGAAGAAACTGCCAACCAGGAAAAAGAACATGCCAAACGACTGTTCAAACTCCTTGAAGGCGGCGAAGTGGAGATAATTGGCACTTTTCCCGCCGGCGTAGTCGGCAGCACGGTGGACAACCTGAGAGAATCAGCGGCAGGGGAAAACCATGAGCATACGATCATGTACCCCGAATTCGCAGTAACTGCCCGCGAAGAAGGCTTCACTGAGATTGCAGACATATTCGAGGCCATCGCCGTAGCGGAGAAACAACATGAAAAACGCTATCTGGACCTGATGAACAATATCAATCAGGATCAGGTTTTCAAGCGTGAGCAGCCGGTCATCTGGAGATGCCGCAACTGCGGCTATCTCCATGAAGGGAATGAAGCACCGGAAGAGTGTCCCGCCTGTGCCCATCCCCAGGCTCATTTCGAGCTATTGGGTGAAAACTACTAACGCAACTTTCTGGCTTGCATTGCCAGGAATACATTACAGGATGTTCGGGCTTGGTTCATAGCGGTTTTGGCCGCTTGGTTGGGAACAGTTATTAAAACTGTCCCCCATTGTGATTCGCGGCGGACACCTCGGAAGCCGGCCATGGACGGCTGGCTATTCATAGCTCAGAATGAACAACAAGCGAGTGGAATATGCCCCGTCAAAAAAGCAAAATTATCATGTTTACGGGCAAGGGAGGGGTGGGGAAAACCACCATGTCGGTGGCCACCGCCCTCCACTATGCCCAATCGGTTAAGACACTGATCGTCTCAACGGACCCCTCCGGTTCCCTGACAGAAATTTTCCATACCGATGTCAGCAAAGAGATCACCCCGATCTCCCACAATCTGGAAGTAATTGAACTGACCCGGAAGGTGGTATTAGATCTTTGGCGCCAGAAATTTGCCGATGAAATTTACACCGTTCTTTCTTCATTCCTACCGGTTGAAAGAGATATCATCGATTATATCGAAGGGGCTCCGGGGATTGATGAGGAATTCATGCTGGATTATGTCCTGACCCTGCGCAACGCCGGAACCTATGAAATGATCATCTGGGATACGGCCCCCACCGCAGCCACCCTCAACCTGCTGTTTGTACAGCAGCTTTTCTATACCCATTTAACCCAGGCTCAAAAGCTCTACCTTAAAGTAAAAGGAGTACTCAACCAGGTCAATCCACTGGAACTCATTTATAAATGGCGCCGCTTAACCGAGGATGTCATCACTATGCTGAAAGAAGACGCCTCAGCCTGGGTGGTTACCAATCCGGAACGTCTACCCGTAGAGCAGGCCCTGTTTATCGGCAACTCGCTGGTTGAGTTCGGCATCCCCCTGAACGGCTACATTCTCAACAAAATGCTTTCCGCCGAGGTATGCCGGGGCAACGCCTTTCTGGAAACAAAACGGGACAACCAGATGCACTGGCAGCAAAACCTCCGGAAACGGACAGTCGACCCCATTCAAATCATTCCGGAACTGGTAGGCGATATTACCGAAAAAGACAAGCTGCAACAAATTGCTAATCTGCTGGGTTATTAGAACCTTACTCCTGAAAGTCTGTCACTTTTTTCAGTACCCCCTTGGATAATTACGGGGACAATTACGGGGACGACAATTACGGGGACAGTGACAATTACGGGGACAGTATATAGAACTATTCACCCCGTTATTTTTTGGTCAAGGTCTTCGCGGACGAAGTATACGATACAAATCAGTTTCCAAAAGTTCCGCAAAAGCTTCCCGGCCCAACGGTTACCGTCTCCTCCTTTTGAAGATATTACTGCAGATATCGGCAGTACCCATCTTGATCAACTGCGGAAAATTAAAAGAAGTTATACTATAGGGCAGATCCAGTTCGGTTTTTTCACAGACAGTGGAAACATTGGCCCGATCAATCTGCGGTTTGATAATCATCAGCTCCCGCTCAAGTTCCTCTGGTGTACAATCCTTGATCAGCTGGTCAATGGTAGTCATCAATGCAACAGCGCGGTTAATACGGTCTTCAGTTTCCGCGGCCACGTTCTGGCTGATGAGGCCGAATCGGGCCTTTAGGGCGTTGAGCCGACGACCGGCCTCATAGGTTACGTCAGCCAGTTCATCGCGATTCATCCAGCGGGTTTCATAATTGAGGATATGCTTCCAGGTAGGCCCCAGCAGAATCTGGCGATGTTCCTCCAGCGTCCGACAGCGGATGCGATAACCATATTTTTCTGATTGTTCATAAATGGGACATCCCGGATCGATGAAAGGAGCCAGCGGCCCGATGAAGGGCATAAAACGGCCATCACCGAAACGTTCCAGCAGGCACTCAAAGTAATCGACGCTTTCCAGTACCGATTGAGGCGTCTGCTCCGGCAGGCCAATCATGAAAAACAGATCAAAACGCCGGCAACCGACGTCCAGGCAGGCGGCGATGGTTTCTTCGATTTCCTCATTAGTATAGCGCATATTGAGGGCGCGACGCACGGTTTCATCATGTGATTCAGGCGAAAACTCGATAACGAATTCGGGCAGTCCTTCGGCCAGTTCTGCGGCAAAGGTTTGATCAATCGGCTCAAAAATTTCCAGCATTCCCTGGCCGGGATATCCTTTGATGGCCTTCAGGAAGCTACGGGCGTATTCCATCCCCGGTTGGCGAATATCCCCCAATAGAAAACCCGGTCCACGACTAATTTTATACATGTCGAACATGTCTTGAGCCAATTTCTCAGGGGAACGGAAAGCCGGAGCTTTGCGGCCGGTGATCAGGCGGCCGGCGGAGGCAGACCCACCGCAGTAGGCACAGTTATGCTTGCAGCCACGCACGGTGAGAACAGCCATCGCCGGATAATCAACCCAGTGACTGAAGGGTACATAATTGAGAAAATCAAGATCCCGGACAACTGAACGGACCATCTGCCGATAGTTCATTTCCAGGTGATCCAGATCTTCAGGAATGTAAGTCTGGGGATTGACGTGGATTTCACCAACCCTGTCCTTCCAGGTTAGATTGGGGATATTTTTGAGATTGTCTTCGTTGATTTTATTATAATTTTTCGCGGCAGTGATACACTCTATGAGCAGGCGCAGGGGTTCCTCGGTTGAATCGCCGCACAAAACATAATCAACCTGAGGATATTT
Coding sequences within it:
- the pheS gene encoding phenylalanine--tRNA ligase subunit alpha, giving the protein MKDKLQQLLENATQELDDSTMINEVEALRVRFLGRKGEITTLLKTLGTLPADQRPAMGQLANEIKEKLHNRFEDARQKLAQAARQQQMAAGTIDITLPGRQQFHGHTHPTSLVIEDIASIFTRMGFDIARGPEVELDYYNFEALNIPKDHPARQMQDTFYVSEDVVLRTHTSPMQIRVMEKQEPPVFVIVPGKVYRCDSDLTHTPMFHQVEGLMVDTKITFSDLKGVLTDFLHLFFNPKVKVRFRPSYFPFTEPSAEVDIACVICHGKGCRVCSHTGWLEILGCGMVDPAVYKFVNYDPDKVSGFAFGMGVERMAMLRYGIDDLRLFFGNDIRFLQQF
- the pheT gene encoding phenylalanine--tRNA ligase subunit beta, producing MNISWKWIGDFVELDGIDPVEAAERLTMTGLEVSGVKPLFDPELSRIVTARIASLEKHPQADKLSLCSVFDGQDTFSIICGAANMKAGDQVAMAPIGTRFPNGLTIKKAKIRGITSSGMLCSAAELGLEEESSGIMILPESAPLGIPAIKYLELDDHILEVEITPNRGDCLSVIGVAREIAALYQRPFKYPTPLFPENNKKTADLVSIEIRNPDLCPRYVGRIAEQIVLADSPLWMKQRLQAAGVRSINNVVDITNYVMLETGQPLHAFDLEMVAGKQIIVRTAGDDKTFVTLDGIERSLDPETLMICDGSGPVAVAGIMGGLNSEITATTRDVLIESAFFQPTSIRRSARLLGLSTESSYRFERGVDPLSTDLAADRAMELLNQLAQAEIAGDRLDINPQPHNAGEVTIRTDYTNRLLGINLDAAAIKDILVRLQFELARSDDNSFTVRSPSYRFDIEREADLIEEVARIYGYNNIPTTLPVIREQGGSGYDDERLPRLLKSIAVSYGYSEAINYSFMDPAALDQLHIPAEDRRRKLIKLINPLTEELSVMRTSLLPALLSNLVDNYRVFHRDIRLFEYGKIFLPRNNEPQPDENFYLAGLASGRRYPVHFDNPDEMIDFYDIKGLLENIASTCKLSFSFSADNPESYLHSGRAATILLEHETIGCFGQLHPDIAEQLDVAQDIFIFELQVQPLLSAAVFRPSFQSIPRYPASYRDLAVVIDENIAGEKLIEAIQQSNKLVVAVDIFDTYKGSQIPADKKSIALKITFQDMNKTLTDKKVNAIIDKISKRLKHDFNGQIR
- a CDS encoding integration host factor subunit alpha, with product MTKADIVETIYEKVGLSKRESAKIVDMIFDIIKGKLENGENVKVSGFGSFAVRNKNARRGRNPQTGEEITISARRVLSFKPSNVLRKHINEN
- a CDS encoding MerR family transcriptional regulator is translated as MSSNSIPDKIFFRIGEVSEIVKVKPYVLRYWESEFELISPEKSNSKQRLYQRRDLELLLEIKRLLYEEEFTIAGARKKLKHLTTKKKKNRTDNSELLTDIRDELEEIKSLIHSR
- the mltF gene encoding membrane-bound lytic murein transglycosylase MltF, coding for MRKPGICCVTLFLFLLSLLFFSCNPVPDSISIAPGKLTVLIRNIPTAYYEGPDGKMGFEYDLAKTFADHMGLELKLKVVDSVTDILKAIENGEADLAAAGLTRTDEREKRFLFGPDYFTVQQQVVGNRSHPYPKKVEELADYDLLVLKNTSYVEQLRELQQQYPGLHWQETDEYSTDQLLEQVWLGKIPCTVADSNILAMNRRYFPELTVAFPISEEQSLAWIINKKEGKLKDELFKWFANFKKSGKFAGLKDRYYAYTEIFDYVDIKVFTRRTSSRLPSIQEYFQKYAEQYDLPWTILAAKAYQESHWKTNAVSPTGVKGIMMLTLPTAKALGITNRLDPKQSIKGGAHYLRQLLDRVPESIPEKQRLAFAMAAYNVGMGHIYDARKLARKLGKDPDSWKDIKSVLPLLSRKKYYKTLPHGYARGYEPVRYVDRIFNYRNILEQKLGLLSTHPD
- a CDS encoding rubrerythrin family protein; translation: MSKSLKGSKTEKNILTAFAGESQARNRYSYFASKAKKEGYVQISAIFEETANQEKEHAKRLFKLLEGGEVEIIGTFPAGVVGSTVDNLRESAAGENHEHTIMYPEFAVTAREEGFTEIADIFEAIAVAEKQHEKRYLDLMNNINQDQVFKREQPVIWRCRNCGYLHEGNEAPEECPACAHPQAHFELLGENY
- a CDS encoding ArsA family ATPase → MPRQKSKIIMFTGKGGVGKTTMSVATALHYAQSVKTLIVSTDPSGSLTEIFHTDVSKEITPISHNLEVIELTRKVVLDLWRQKFADEIYTVLSSFLPVERDIIDYIEGAPGIDEEFMLDYVLTLRNAGTYEMIIWDTAPTAATLNLLFVQQLFYTHLTQAQKLYLKVKGVLNQVNPLELIYKWRRLTEDVITMLKEDASAWVVTNPERLPVEQALFIGNSLVEFGIPLNGYILNKMLSAEVCRGNAFLETKRDNQMHWQQNLRKRTVDPIQIIPELVGDITEKDKLQQIANLLGY
- a CDS encoding TIGR04190 family B12-binding domain/radical SAM domain protein; its protein translation is MATADVIFLHAPTVYDFRQRATLWGPTSDLVPSEPVFDMYPVGFSTLCAYLEADGFRTRIVNLAARMVRSRRFNAEKLISRLQGRAFGIDLHWMPHAHGSLEIAALVKKYHPEIPVFFGGYSSSYFHQELIKYPQVDYVLCGDSTEEPLRLLIECITAAKNYNKINEDNLKNIPNLTWKDRVGEIHVNPQTYIPEDLDHLEMNYRQMVRSVVRDLDFLNYVPFSHWVDYPAMAVLTVRGCKHNCAYCGGSASAGRLITGRKAPAFRSPEKLAQDMFDMYKISRGPGFLLGDIRQPGMEYARSFLKAIKGYPGQGMLEIFEPIDQTFAAELAEGLPEFVIEFSPESHDETVRRALNMRYTNEEIEETIAACLDVGCRRFDLFFMIGLPEQTPQSVLESVDYFECLLERFGDGRFMPFIGPLAPFIDPGCPIYEQSEKYGYRIRCRTLEEHRQILLGPTWKHILNYETRWMNRDELADVTYEAGRRLNALKARFGLISQNVAAETEDRINRAVALMTTIDQLIKDCTPEELERELMIIKPQIDRANVSTVCEKTELDLPYSITSFNFPQLIKMGTADICSNIFKRRRR